In the genome of Streptomyces sp. P3, the window GGGTGCCGAGCCGGGCCAGGGAGAGCGACCGGTTCCGCTTCCTGCTGACCCTGACCCGGGAGGCCCTCGACCCGCAGGAGGCGTGCTCCCTCTGGGAGCGCGAGGGAATGCCGGGACGGGAGCGCTACGGAGTCACGGTCGGCGACGGACACGTGTGGGCGTGGCTCGACGATCCGGAGGGACCGTACGCATGGCCGCTGCCGGGTTCGTCGGGGCCCGACCCGGTCGAGCGCCGGCCCGGCCTCTAGAACGGGCGGAACGGCACGACGACAGGACCCGCAGAACGGCCCGCGGGACCTGCGGGAGGAGCCAGGACAGGACCAGCAGGACCTACGACAGGGCCGGCGGGACGTCCCGGACCACCGAGCCGTCCGGGACCTGCAGAACCGCCAGGACCTGCAGAGCTGCCAAGATCCGCAGAGCTGTCAAGATCCGCAGGACGTCCGGGGTCTTCAGGGCGTCCGGGACGGCCGAGCCGACCGGGGCCGGCCGGCCTGTGGTCATCCGGCCCGGCCGGCCGCTGGGAGCCGCTGTCAGCCGCGGCGGACGGTGATCGTCGTCCAGGCGCCCACGTGGACCTGGTCGCCGTCCTGCAGAGGCACCGGGACGAACGGCTGGATCGGCTCCTCCGAGCCGTTGACCGTCGTACCGTTCGTCGAGTTCTGGTCGACGACGGCCCAGCTGCCGTCGGGCTGCTGGACCAGCACCGCGTGCTGGTGCGAGACGCCCGGGTCCTCCGGCGGCACCGACAGGTCTATGTCGGGGGTCTCGCCGGTGGAATGGCGGCGGCGGCCGATGGTGATCTGGTTGCCGGTGAGCGTGCGCTGCTGCTCGGGCGAGTACGCGGGCAGGTTCAGGCCCGCGGCCTCGGGACCCGAGCGGTGCATCATCGCCATGAAGTACGAGCGGTCCGGGCCGATGGTCGCCGTCCAGGTCGCCGGCTGCTGTGGGAACGCGGGGTTGGGCGGGGGCGGGGCCTGGGTGGCGCCCGTCTGCGGGTAGCCGTAGCCGCCCTGGGGCGCGCCCTGCCTGGGGTCCCCCTGACCGGGGCCCGTGTGCGACGGCGGGGAGATCACCCAGTCGTCGTCACCGCCGCCGAAGGGCCGGCCGACGGGCTGCTGCCGGCCGGTCTCCTGCGGGTAGCCGGGCGGGGACGGCGGGCCGGACGGCTGGTAGGCCTGCTGAACCCCGGGGCCTCCGGGGCCGCCCTGGCCGCCGTGACCTTGGGGGCCGCCCTGGCCCGGGAAGCCGGGACCTGCCGTGGGCGTGGGCCCGGGAGAGCCCGGCCGCGAGGGCTCGCCGCCGAAGCCCGAGGGACCGCCCTCACCAGGGCGGCCCGGGCCGGGCGGACGGCCGCCGGGTCCGGACGGCTCGCGTCCGAAGGGGTCGCCGGACGGACCGGACGGCTCACGTCCGAAGGGATCGGCGGACTGCCCGCCCTGCTCACGCCGGTAGGGGTCCGAGGGCGGGCCCGAAGGCTGCCCGAAGGGATCGCCGGCCGGGCCGGGAGGGCGGCCGCCGGGTCCGGAGGGCTCACGACCGAAGGGGTCGCCGCCCGGAGCGGTGGGGGGGCCTCCGAAGGCACCCGCCGGGGGACCGCCGGCCGGACCGGAGGCACCACCGGGTCTGCCCGGAGCACCGGGGCCGCCGGGGCCGCCCGGCTCGCGTCCGAAGGGTCCGCCGGCCTGTCCCGCGGGACCGCCCACGCCGCCGGGACCGCTCTGCCGCCCCGACGGGTCGCCGCCGAACGGCGGGCCCGGCGGAATCGGTTCGGCGGGACGGTTCACCTGCGACGGACGGGAACCCTGGTACTCGAAGGAATCACTGCCTCCGTAGGACGGCGGCGGTGGCTGGAACCGCCCGTCCGGACCCGGGCCACCCGGACCCGGCCCGCCGGGACCCATGTGACCGGGGCCGCCGGGGCCGCCCGGGCCGGGGGCCGGCGTGCGCGGGGCGGCCGGGGTGTACGAGGTCGCCGTGTTGGTGAGGAAGTTCCACCGGCACTCCTCGCAGAACGGCGCGCCGCCCTCCCGGGGCGTGCGGCACTGCGGGCAGAGCTCGGGTTCGTGGCCGGGCCCCGAGGCATGGGGGCGCCCGCCGGGCCGCCCGCCGCCCTGGCCGGGCGGGGGCGGCGGGAAGCCGTAGCCGCCGCCTGCGGCGGGGGGCGGTGGGGGCGGGGGCGGAGGTACGGCACCGGCCATGCGGTGACCGCAGACCTCGCACCAGTCGTCGGAACCCGACTGGTGTCCGTTCGGGCAGGTCGGCATGTCGGCGCGTCCCCCTCTCTTCTTCGGTGTCCCGGAAGCCTTCGGTGTCCCAGAAGCTCGTTCAGGTCACTTCTTTACACGAACAGTCTTTGTGGACCGGGTCTCGAGCGTCATCTCGTCGGCGTCCGCGACCTTGGCCTTCAGTCGCACAGTACCCGTCGTGGCATCGACCACGTCCACCACCTTCGCAAGCAGTTTCGCAGTATCCGCGTTCCCCGAGACGCTGGCGAGCTGGACCGCGCGACCCAGTTTGGCCGTCGCTCCGTCCATGTCTCCCGATTTGCGGAGGTCGAGCCCCTGTTGGATGACCTGTGCCAGTTCGGCCTGGCCGGTGTAGTGGGCGACCTGAGGGTTGATCGACGTGGAGGCGGCCATGTCGTCGGTCCAGACGGCCTTCACGAGCCCCTGTGCGCCCAGGTTCCGGACACTGCCCCCGGGCTCCGGGATCACCAGCGAGACCCGTGCGGCGAGCATCTCCTGGCCGACGTTCGCCGCCGGGACCTCGACGCACACGTGGTAGTCACGGGACTCGTCGCCCCAGGAACCGGTGGGGTAGTCGCCCGCGCGCGGGCCCGCCTCCGTGCGGCGTCCGGTCAGCTCCTCGACCGTCGGGGCGACCTGCTTGACGAACTTGACGGCGGTGCCGACCGGGGTCCAGAGCCGCAGCGCGACGTCCGCGACCTCCTTGCCCATCGCCGTCTCCATCATCTGCGTGAAGTCGGCGGCGAGGCCGGCCGGGTCGGCGACGATGTCGGCGGTGCCGAGCAGGGCCGACGCGATCCCTGTGACTTCTTTCACTTCCCAGTCGGTGCCCACGCCGCGCGCGTCACAGGTGAAACGTCCGGCGCAGTCGTCGAGGGCGGCTTTGAGGTCCTGCGGCGACTCGTGCTCGTTGCGGCCGTCGGTCAGCAGGATGCCGTGCCGGATGGCGACGTCCGCCGTGGACAGCAGCCGGTCGGCCAGCCGCAGCCAGGTGCCGATCGCGGTGCCGCCGCCCGCGCTGAGCCGGCGCAGCGCCTGCTTCGCCTGCGCGCGGGTGGTCGCGTCGGCGACCGCGAGCCGGCCCCCGCCGGGGTAGACCTCCCTGGCGACGTGCGTGCCGTCGATCACCGAGAAGTGCACCCCGTCGCGCAGGGTGTCGACGGCGGCGGCGGTGGCGTCGCGGGCGTTGCGCATCTTGGTCGGCGGGTAGTCCATCGAGCCGGAGCAGTCCACCATGATCGCCACCGCGGCCGACGGGCCCTGGCCCGGCGAGTAGAGGTGCGGCGCGGCCGCCGCGCCGCCCACCGTGCCGCCGCCGGTGGCGGTGACCGTCACGATCGCGTTGACCTCGCGGCCGCCCTCCGGCAGGTACTCGTTCTGGTAGACGTCCACCGAGAACTGCGGCACGTTCGACTTCGAGAAATTGGCCATGTCTACTCAAATCCCCCTAGGAAACCCCACGTCGGCAGGGCGATGTCTGGGCGCGGACCGGTCCCCTCCGGTCCGCAGGCGTGCTTCCCCGTGGTTGCCGTGATCACCGTGAATCCCGGGGTTCGCGTGATGCCCGTGATTCCCGGGTTTTCCGTAGTTCGTTCTGCGGCCTCAGGCCGATCCTGCCCCCTGCGCGGGGGCGGGGAACGGCACGACGGCCACTGTTACGTTGTCGTGGCCCCCGCCGTCCAGGGCGTGGCCGACCAGTACGCGTGCGCTGTGCAGCGGCCGGGCCGAGGCGTCCGGCGGAACGACGCCCGCCATCTCCTGAGCGGCCTCCGCGTAGTTCCACAGGCCGTCCGTGCACACCACCACCACACCGGGGCGGTCCGGCTTGAAGGAAGCCGTGTGCGGCTCCAGTTCGTAGGCGTCGGCGCCGAGCCAGCCGGTGATCGCGTGGGCACGCTCGTCGGCGTAGGCCTCGGCCTCGTTCATCAGGCCCGCGGCGACCATCTGCGCGGCCCACGAGTCGTCCTCGGTGAGGCGGGCCGGCGGTGAACTGCGGTCCGCCGGGACCCAGTAGGCACGGCTGTCGCCGACCCACCCGACGACCAGCAGCCCGGCGGTGACCACCGAGCCCACCAGGGTGCAGGCGGGGGCGTTCTGGTGGGGGGCGTGCTCGCGGGCCGTGGCGGGCTCCTCGGCCAGCGCGTTGACCGCGTGCGAGGCGGCGACGATCGCCTCGTGCATGGCCTGCTGGGGGTGCGTGCCCCGCGGCAGGACGGCCAGCAGTGTCTCCCTCGCCGCCTTCGACGCGGCGAGGGAGGCGTCGTCCGGGCGGGTGGCGGAGGACACGCCGTCGCAGACGATGGCCACGAGCGCCGGCGAGCCGTCGGGCAGAGCGGTGCAGCCGAGACCGAAGGCGTCCTCGTTGCGGTGGTGGCGCAGACCGCGGTCGCTGACGGCGGCGATCGGGCCCGACTCCAGTTCCATGTGGTCGCGTTCGCGCGGCTGGGCATGGCCGCAGTTCTCGCAGTACCCGTCGTCGTCGACCCGGCCCGCACGACAGGCCACGCACACCTTCGCGCTCTCCGCCACCACGGCGGCCTCGGCCGCGACCCGCGGGTCCGGCGCCTGCAAGGCGTACTCGTCAGGCTCCGCCGCGGGACGGTCGAACCGGACACCGCAGACGTCACCGACCCCGGGGGCGCCGGAAACACCGGAGCCGGCGAAAGCACCGGAGCCGGCAGAAACACCGGAAACGCCGGGAGCGGTCAGGGTACCCGGAACGCCGGGCGCACCGGGCGCACCGGGAACGCCCGGAGCCGTAGCGGTCCCGGGGGGCGGTTCCTGGGCCCGCCGGGCCTCCCGTGCCTCATGGACTGCGCCGCCGGTCTCCGGGGGAGCCGGCAGGGCCGAGCCGTTCATCGTCAGGGTCGGGTGGTCGTCCGGGCTCGGCGGTACGACGGACAGGTCGTATCCGCACGCACCGCAGAAACGGTCACCCGCGTCGAGCGGCTCCGCGCAGCTCGGACACGTCGGCAGGGCGGCCTGCCGGGGCATCTGCGACATCAACTACACCCACGTCCGGGGGCGGTAACGATTGGCACGTTCCACCAGGTCGACTCTCTCCTCACCGCCGGTCGCCAGCCGGGCCAGCGTGCGGTACGAGCGCTCCAGTCCGAAGCGCAGCCCCCGTTCGTCCAGTTGACTGCCGAGCAGCACCCGGGCGGCCGGTCCCGCGCCCTGGCCACCGGAGAGTATCCAGTCGAGGGCGCAGCCGAGGACTTCGGCGGACAGTTGCTCGCGCCGTGTCGGGTCCAGACCGTACGCGTCCAGCGCCTCGACCTGGGCCGCGGCGGCGGTGAGATCCTCCAGGAAGGGTACGTCGGCGGCGGTTGCGGTCCGCTGCCGGAGCCTCGCGCGCACGGCGGCCACCCGGGCCGCGGTGTAGTGGATGGAGGACTCGGGCACCGACTCCAGCGTCCGTACGGCGCCGGCGCGGTCGCCGGCCGCGAGTTGCACGCGGGCCAGGCCGAAGGCGGAGCTCACATAGCTCGGGTCGGTCGACCACACCAGCCGGTAGTACTCGGCGGCGTTGTCCAGCTGCCCCAGCACCTCCGCGCACAGGCCGAGCGCCAGCTTCGGCGTGGTCTCGCCGGGGAAGGCGTCGTAGATCGCGTCGAAGGCCAGCGCGGCGCCCTCGTGGTCACCGGTGACCAGCGAGGCCATGCCCCGGTACCAGACCACCCGCCAGTCGTCGGGCCGTTCGCCCTCCAGTTTCGACAGTGCCATGAGGGCCGCCTGGTGGTCGCCGTTCTCCAGCCAGGCGCGGATCTGGCGCAGCCGGGTCTCCACCGACGGCGCCGGCGCGGCCGCGAGAGCCGTGATCAGTTCGGCCGGCGCGGACGCCAGCAGACCCGCAAGGAAACCCGCGTTGGGGTCGGTGGGGTCGACATGGGGAGCGGGCAGCGCGAGGGCCGCGGCGGGCGCGGGAACGGCCCGGACGAGACCTGGGGCGACCGGCGTGGCCAGAACGGCGGGCGCGGTCGCACCGCCGGCGCCCGGCAGTGCGCCGCCGGCCGCGACGGGGGACGTGGTGCCCGCGAGAGCGAGAGCGAGAGCGGGTGCGGGTGCGGCGCCGCCCGGCAGCGCGGAGGGCGAACCGGCCGTCGCGGCGGGAGCGGCGGCGAGGGCGGCCGTGCGGCCGGCGCCGCCGGCCGGCGCCGTCGCTGAGCGTGCACCTCCGAACAGCCCCCGGGACGTGACGGCGACGCGCGCGCCCAGCCGCGACACCTCCCCGTCCAGTTTCGGGAACAGCTCGGTGTCCGTGACCTTGACCTCCGGGCCGAACAGCGTCGACAGCGCGGGCCGCGCCCGGCCGCTCTGCAGGGAGACGACCTCGCGCAGCACGCCCGTCAGCTGCTCCGCCATCTCCTGGGCGGAGGCGAACCTGCGGTCCGGATCGGGGTCGGTGGCGCGGACCAGGAACCGGTAGAAGGACTCGTACTGCCGGAAGACCTCGATGTTGTCGGGGTCGGGCAGCGAGTCCACGAAGACGGTCGTGTAGCCCTGGAAGTCGAAGGTCAGGACGGCGAGCGTGCGGCCCACCGTGTACAGGTCGGAAGCGACCGAGGGGCCGACCTCGGCGACCTCCGGCGCCTGGTAGCCGATGGTGCCGTAGATGGCCGACTCGTCGTCGTCCATACGTCTGACCGCGCCCATGTCGATCAGCTTGAGCTCGTCCTGGCTCTGGATCGCGTTGTCGACCTTGAAGTCGCAGTACAGCAGGTTGCGGCTGTGCAGATGACCGAGCGCCTCGAGCGCCTCGATGCCGTACGCGCAGGCCTGCTCGACGGGGAGCGGATCCCGCTTGCCCTGGGGGGTGCGGCGGTCGTTGGCGATCTCCTTGAGGGACTTGCCGCCGATGTACTCCATGACGATGTAGCCGTCGAGGGAGCCGGTGCGCTGGTCGAGGTGCTCGACGAAGCTGTAGATCCGCACGATGCTGGCGTGCTCGATCTCGGCGAGGAAGCGCCGCTCGGAGATCGCCGCGGCCATCGCGTCCTGGTCGCCGGTGTCCAGCAGGCCCTTCAGGACGACCCACCGGTCGCCCACCGGGCGGTCGATGGCCAGGTAGATCCAGCCGAGCCCGCCGTGTGCGAGGCAGCCGACGACCTCGTACTGGCCGTGCACGACGTCGCCGGCCTTCAGCTTCGGCGCGAAGGAGTACGGGTGGCCGCACTTGGTGCAGAAGCCCTCCGTGCGCCCCTCCCGCTCGCCGCGTGAACGGCCCACCGGGGCACCGCAGTCGGAGCGCGAGCAGAACCGCTTGCGCTCGGGCACCTCGGGGTTGTCCAGCACCATCGAGCGCGGGTCCGGCTTCGGCACCTGCGGCACCATGACCAGACCGGCGCCCAGCCGGGCCCGCCCGGAGGAGCTCGACGTCGAGCCGGAACTGCGCACCGACACCGACCGGCCCGTCGACGTGCCGGAGAGCGAGCGCGACAGCCGCCCGGACACCGAGCGGCGGGACTTCGCCGACTGCGACGTCGTACGCGCGCTGGTACGTGAACTGGAGCTGCCCGAAGAGCCCTTGCCGCCGGTCACCCCGGTCGGCGGCGAGCCCACCAGGCCTCCCTCGGCGGCGGGGCCCCCGACCGACACGACGGGGGCCAGACCGCAGGTGTCGCAGTACAGCTCGCCGCCGCCCACGTCCTCGTACGACCCCTCGCAGCCCGGCCGCTGACACGCCTGCCCTGCCTGACTCATGGCTACTGCTCCCCCCTGTGGTCCTGAGGTCCGCCCTGCTCCGGCACGCGTGGCGCGGTGAGCAGTTCGGCGGCCGCCTGCTGGAATCGCAGGACGGCCTGTTCGGCGACGCGCAGATCGCAGGGTGCGCTCCACAGCATGCGGCGCGCCGCGTCGTAGCGCTCGATGAGGAACGGGTCCTCGGCGAGCCCGTGACGGGCGACCTTCGCCTTGTACGCGTCGAGACGGCCGCGCAGCTCCGCGCGGACCGCCAGCGGCTGGGTGACCGCGCCCAACGACTCGCGGGCGCGCAGCAGTTCGTCCTCCGCCTTCTGCTCCAGGGACTCCAGGAGCGGGGACAGGCGGTGCCACTGGGCGTGCCGGCGGTACTCGGCGGCCGTCGCGAGCTGCTCCTGCAGCGCGGTGGGCGGGCCGCTGACCACCGGCACCTCGGTGGCGGCGATCTTCGCCAGCACCTCGCCGCGCGCGGCACGCGCCTCGGCGAGGGTGCGGTCGGCGCGGCTGAGGACGTCCCGCAGCCGTACCAGCCGCTGCTCGGCGTCCTGCCGGACCGTCAGCACGGCGTCGATCTCCCGGCGCACGTCGTCCAGGGCGCGTGCCTCGCGGTCGTACACCGTGGTGTCGGGACGGCCGCCGCCCGGCGCCGAACTGCCCTGCGCCGGCGTCCAGTAGGCGAGCGGGTCCGACACCACCTGCTCGCGCAGGTCGGTCAGCGTGCGGGTGATGCGCTCCAGGTCGTCGCCCGCCGGGTGTTCGCCCGGGCGGACGCCGACGGAGTGCGCCAGCCGGCGGGTGCGCTGCAGCTCCGCGGCCAGTAAATCTATCCGGGCGGGAAGCGCCGACCACACCGCGTCGGCGGCCACGACCATGTCCAGCGACGACGCGTACAGCTCGTTCATCCGGTCGACGAGCGTCGTCAGGGAGAAGGTCTGGCTGAGCTTGCCCGTGCCGTGCAGCGTCGGCGCGTTGGCCGTCGAGGCCGTCGGACCCGCTAGCGATCCGGCGACGGTGACGGACTCGCCGCGCAGCAGTTCCGTCAGCTCCGCCAGGTCCTCGCGGCTGGACCAGCGGCGGCGCGAGCGGATCTCGCGGGCGCCGCGCAGGGCGGCCGTGTACGCGTCGAAGTACGCCCACAGCAGGGTGATCGACGTCTCCGCGGACGCCCAGCGCTCCTTGGTGACGCCGGTGAGCTCGGCGCCCTCGAGGAGTCTGCGGCCCGCGTGGTCCTGCAGGGCGAGAAGCGAGGTCTCGATCGCCTCGTGTTCCGCGCCGAGCCGCGCCAGCGCACGGTCGACCTCGTCCCGGTCCATGACCGGCCCGGGGGGTCCCGTGACGCCCATCGATCACCTCTCGCTGTCGTGTCGGTCCGCTGCTCTGTCCGCTGCCCGTCCTGCCCCGCCGGCCCCCGCCCGTCCTGCTCGTTCTGCCCGGTGCGTCCGCCGGCGGCCGCACCGGTGTGCCCCCCGAGGGCGGCCGTCAGCTCGTGCGCAGATACTGCGGCGGTGCGGGCGGCCTCGACGTGGCCGCGTCACTGCCCAGTGTGGCCGACAGCCACTTGTCGTACGACGTCTGCCAGCCGCTCGCGCTGTACGCCACCAGGATCTGGTTGACCCGGCGTACCAGATCGCTCGCGGTGCTCTTCATCGCCACGCCGTAGTACTCGGTGGTGAACGGGGCGCCCTTGAGTTCCACCGTCGGGTCCTGCGCGGCCTGACTGGCCGCGAGCGCACCGTCGGTGACCACCGCGTCGGCCTCGCCGAGCTGCAACCGCACCAGACAGTCGAGCTGGTTGGGGACGGTGGCGATGGTGGCGCCTGCGGCGAGCCTGCCGGCCTTCTGGTCGTCCGCCAGCCTGGTGTAGGCCGTCGAACCGGCCGCCGCGCAGATCTTCTTCTTCGCCAGTGTGGCGTCGTAGCCGGCCACGGACGAGGACTTGGGGGCGAGGACCTGCTGGCCGGTCTTGAAGTACGGGGCGGAGAACGCGACCTCGCCGAGCCGGCTGCAGGAGATCGTCATGGTGCGCACGATCATGTCGACCCGGCCCTCCTGGATGGCCGGGATGCGCTGGTTGGTCGGGATGGCCTTGAACTGGACCGCCTTCGGGTCGCCGAGGATGTCCTGTGCGATCCGGTGGACCAGGTCGATGTCGAAGCCCTCGAGTTCCGCGACGGAGTTGTTGGGATCGCGGTAGCCCCAGCGGTAGCTGTTCTGGTCGACGCCGACGATCAGCTT includes:
- a CDS encoding PP2C family serine/threonine-protein phosphatase; the encoded protein is MSQMPRQAALPTCPSCAEPLDAGDRFCGACGYDLSVVPPSPDDHPTLTMNGSALPAPPETGGAVHEAREARRAQEPPPGTATAPGVPGAPGAPGVPGTLTAPGVSGVSAGSGAFAGSGVSGAPGVGDVCGVRFDRPAAEPDEYALQAPDPRVAAEAAVVAESAKVCVACRAGRVDDDGYCENCGHAQPRERDHMELESGPIAAVSDRGLRHHRNEDAFGLGCTALPDGSPALVAIVCDGVSSATRPDDASLAASKAARETLLAVLPRGTHPQQAMHEAIVAASHAVNALAEEPATAREHAPHQNAPACTLVGSVVTAGLLVVGWVGDSRAYWVPADRSSPPARLTEDDSWAAQMVAAGLMNEAEAYADERAHAITGWLGADAYELEPHTASFKPDRPGVVVVCTDGLWNYAEAAQEMAGVVPPDASARPLHSARVLVGHALDGGGHDNVTVAVVPFPAPAQGAGSA
- a CDS encoding VWA domain-containing protein, translated to MANFSKSNVPQFSVDVYQNEYLPEGGREVNAIVTVTATGGGTVGGAAAAPHLYSPGQGPSAAVAIMVDCSGSMDYPPTKMRNARDATAAAVDTLRDGVHFSVIDGTHVAREVYPGGGRLAVADATTRAQAKQALRRLSAGGGTAIGTWLRLADRLLSTADVAIRHGILLTDGRNEHESPQDLKAALDDCAGRFTCDARGVGTDWEVKEVTGIASALLGTADIVADPAGLAADFTQMMETAMGKEVADVALRLWTPVGTAVKFVKQVAPTVEELTGRRTEAGPRAGDYPTGSWGDESRDYHVCVEVPAANVGQEMLAARVSLVIPEPGGSVRNLGAQGLVKAVWTDDMAASTSINPQVAHYTGQAELAQVIQQGLDLRKSGDMDGATAKLGRAVQLASVSGNADTAKLLAKVVDVVDATTGTVRLKAKVADADEMTLETRSTKTVRVKK
- a CDS encoding serine/threonine-protein kinase, producing MSQAGQACQRPGCEGSYEDVGGGELYCDTCGLAPVVSVGGPAAEGGLVGSPPTGVTGGKGSSGSSSSRTSARTTSQSAKSRRSVSGRLSRSLSGTSTGRSVSVRSSGSTSSSSGRARLGAGLVMVPQVPKPDPRSMVLDNPEVPERKRFCSRSDCGAPVGRSRGEREGRTEGFCTKCGHPYSFAPKLKAGDVVHGQYEVVGCLAHGGLGWIYLAIDRPVGDRWVVLKGLLDTGDQDAMAAAISERRFLAEIEHASIVRIYSFVEHLDQRTGSLDGYIVMEYIGGKSLKEIANDRRTPQGKRDPLPVEQACAYGIEALEALGHLHSRNLLYCDFKVDNAIQSQDELKLIDMGAVRRMDDDESAIYGTIGYQAPEVAEVGPSVASDLYTVGRTLAVLTFDFQGYTTVFVDSLPDPDNIEVFRQYESFYRFLVRATDPDPDRRFASAQEMAEQLTGVLREVVSLQSGRARPALSTLFGPEVKVTDTELFPKLDGEVSRLGARVAVTSRGLFGGARSATAPAGGAGRTAALAAAPAATAGSPSALPGGAAPAPALALALAGTTSPVAAGGALPGAGGATAPAVLATPVAPGLVRAVPAPAAALALPAPHVDPTDPNAGFLAGLLASAPAELITALAAAPAPSVETRLRQIRAWLENGDHQAALMALSKLEGERPDDWRVVWYRGMASLVTGDHEGAALAFDAIYDAFPGETTPKLALGLCAEVLGQLDNAAEYYRLVWSTDPSYVSSAFGLARVQLAAGDRAGAVRTLESVPESSIHYTAARVAAVRARLRQRTATAADVPFLEDLTAAAAQVEALDAYGLDPTRREQLSAEVLGCALDWILSGGQGAGPAARVLLGSQLDERGLRFGLERSYRTLARLATGGEERVDLVERANRYRPRTWV
- a CDS encoding glutamate ABC transporter substrate-binding protein, with the translated sequence MRVRRVRAGLRGWGGVGAMAGLCALALAFVLLLPWTGSGPAAGAGAGRGGRGVAAATPAADATCKDPEKQTLTPSSADGPTIAAIKARQGEKRKLIVGVDQNSYRWGYRDPNNSVAELEGFDIDLVHRIAQDILGDPKAVQFKAIPTNQRIPAIQEGRVDMIVRTMTISCSRLGEVAFSAPYFKTGQQVLAPKSSSVAGYDATLAKKKICAAAGSTAYTRLADDQKAGRLAAGATIATVPNQLDCLVRLQLGEADAVVTDGALAASQAAQDPTVELKGAPFTTEYYGVAMKSTASDLVRRVNQILVAYSASGWQTSYDKWLSATLGSDAATSRPPAPPQYLRTS
- a CDS encoding FHA domain-containing protein, whose translation is MPTCPNGHQSGSDDWCEVCGHRMAGAVPPPPPPPPPAAGGGYGFPPPPPGQGGGRPGGRPHASGPGHEPELCPQCRTPREGGAPFCEECRWNFLTNTATSYTPAAPRTPAPGPGGPGGPGHMGPGGPGPGGPGPDGRFQPPPPSYGGSDSFEYQGSRPSQVNRPAEPIPPGPPFGGDPSGRQSGPGGVGGPAGQAGGPFGREPGGPGGPGAPGRPGGASGPAGGPPAGAFGGPPTAPGGDPFGREPSGPGGRPPGPAGDPFGQPSGPPSDPYRREQGGQSADPFGREPSGPSGDPFGREPSGPGGRPPGPGRPGEGGPSGFGGEPSRPGSPGPTPTAGPGFPGQGGPQGHGGQGGPGGPGVQQAYQPSGPPSPPGYPQETGRQQPVGRPFGGGDDDWVISPPSHTGPGQGDPRQGAPQGGYGYPQTGATQAPPPPNPAFPQQPATWTATIGPDRSYFMAMMHRSGPEAAGLNLPAYSPEQQRTLTGNQITIGRRRHSTGETPDIDLSVPPEDPGVSHQHAVLVQQPDGSWAVVDQNSTNGTTVNGSEEPIQPFVPVPLQDGDQVHVGAWTTITVRRG